ATGTCTTTCTCGTCCAGTTCAACGTCATCAAAGGTGATTTCACAGCAGCTATCCATGCGCAGACCGAGTTTCTCCAGTTTGTTGACCTTGATACCCGCCTTGCTCATGTCAACAAACCACTCGGTATAAACAGGTTTATCCGGCGATGCACCATCTCTCGCCATCACTACGATGTACGGGGTATAGGCGCTACTGGTGATAAAGCACTTACTGCCATTAAGATAAACCTTACCATTTTTACGTGTATAAGTGGTTTTCAGACTGCCAACATCCGATCCCGCTCCCGGTTCTGTGATCGCCGAGTTCCACATCTGCTTACCGGTCCCCTGGAACGCCATGATTTTATCAATTTGCTCTTGGGTACCTTCACGCAGAAAAGTGTTAAAACCGCCAGGTAATTGGTACAACACGTAAGTCGGTGCGCCAAGACGTCCGAGTTCCATCCAGACGGCGGCAACGGTGACAAAACCGGCTTCCAGCCCGCCGTGTTCTTCCGGGATCAACAGGCTATCGATGCCCATATCCGCCAGTGCTTTTACAAAACGCTCAGGGTAGACGCTGTCGCGATCGCACTCGGCAAAATAAGCTTCCCAGTTCTCACTGGCCATCAGTTCACGAATACCGGCGACAAACAGTTCCTGCTCGTCATTTAAGTTGAAATCCATCTTTCAGCCTCTTGATCAATTGGGTTAATAAGAATTACTTGTCTTTCCAGTGCACTTTGGCGTCTTTAATAAAGGACAGCGTCACCATGATGTTGACGAAGAACAGCGGACATCCTCCGGCGATAATTGCGGTCTGAATGGGCTTCAGCCCACCCAGCGCCAGCAGAACGATGCCGATGACGCCGACCAGAACGGACCAACCGATACGCACCAACAGCGGCGGTTCTTCACCATCGCGAACTTCGCGACAGGTGGACATCGCCAGGGTGTAGGAGCAGGCGTTAATTAGCGTGACGGTTGCAATAAAGCAGAGGATAAAGAAGCCCCACATGGTGGCGGTGCTGAATGGCAAGGCGGCCCAGGTTTCGATAATGGCGCGCGCCACGCCGTGTTGTTCAATCAGCTGCGGGATGTTGAGAATGTTTTTATCCATCAGCAGCAGCGTGTTGCTGCCAAGGACTGTCCACAGGATCCAGGTGGAAGCGGTCAGGCCCAGCACCATCCCAAAGCACAGTTCACGTACGGTACGACCTCGAGAAATACGCGCCAGGAAGATACTCATCTGGATGGCGTAAATGACCCACCACGCCCAGTAGAAAACAGTCCAGCCCTGCGGGAATCCGCCTTTGCCGATGGCATCGGTATAGAACAACATGCGCGGCAGATACATCAGCAGCATGCCGACCGAGTCGGTGAAGTAGTTCATGATGAAGCTGGCGCCGCTGACGATAAACACCCAGCCCAGCATCAGGAAGCTCAGGTAGCTACGCACGTCGCTGGCGATTCTGACTCCTTTTTGCAGGCCACAGGCTACGCAAATGGCGTTCAGAATGATCCAGCAGGTAATGATGATGGCATCTAATTGCAGCGTATGCGGAATACCGAACAGCCATTGCATACACTCAGTTACCAGCGGCGTCGCCAGACCGAGGCTGGTACCCATCGCGAAGATCAGTGCCACCAGGTAGAAGTTATCAACGATGGTGCCGAACAGCCCTTTCGCATGCTTTTCGCCCACTAACGGTACCAGCGTGGAGCTGGGACGGATGACGTCCATCTTGCGCACAAAGAAGAAATAGGCGAAGGCCACAGAAAGGAAGCTGTAGGTTGCCCACGGCAACGGCCCCCAGTGGAACAGGCTGTACGCCAGACCGATCTCTTTCGCACCCGTGGAATTGGGCTCCAAAGCGAACGGCGGGGTAGAGATATAGTAGTAGATCTCGATGGAACCCCAGAACAGCACCGCGGCGGATGTACAGGAGGCGAACATCATAAAAATCCAGCTGGCGGTACTAAACTCGGGTTTTTCGTCGCCTAATTTCTTTTTGGCATACGGGCCAAAGACTAACCAGAACCAGCCGAAGAGCATGACGACCATATACCATTCGAATGCCCAACCCCAGACGTTG
This window of the Citrobacter freundii ATCC 8090 = MTCC 1658 = NBRC 12681 genome carries:
- the caiA gene encoding crotonobetainyl-CoA dehydrogenase — protein: MDFNLNDEQELFVAGIRELMASENWEAYFAECDRDSVYPERFVKALADMGIDSLLIPEEHGGLEAGFVTVAAVWMELGRLGAPTYVLYQLPGGFNTFLREGTQEQIDKIMAFQGTGKQMWNSAITEPGAGSDVGSLKTTYTRKNGKVYLNGSKCFITSSAYTPYIVVMARDGASPDKPVYTEWFVDMSKAGIKVNKLEKLGLRMDSCCEITFDDVELDEKDMFGREGNGFNRVKEEFDHERFLVALTNYGTAMCAFEDAARYANQRVQFGETIGRFQLIQEKFAHMAIKLNSMKNMLLEAAWKADNGTITSGDAAMCKYFCANAAFEVVDTAMQVLGGVGIAGNHRITRFWRDLRVDRVSGGSDEMQILTLGRAVLKQYR
- the caiT gene encoding L-carnitine/gamma-butyrobetaine antiporter; the encoded protein is MKNEKRKSGIEPKVFFPPLIIVGILCWLTVRDLDAANVVINAVFSYVTNVWGWAFEWYMVVMLFGWFWLVFGPYAKKKLGDEKPEFSTASWIFMMFASCTSAAVLFWGSIEIYYYISTPPFALEPNSTGAKEIGLAYSLFHWGPLPWATYSFLSVAFAYFFFVRKMDVIRPSSTLVPLVGEKHAKGLFGTIVDNFYLVALIFAMGTSLGLATPLVTECMQWLFGIPHTLQLDAIIITCWIILNAICVACGLQKGVRIASDVRSYLSFLMLGWVFIVSGASFIMNYFTDSVGMLLMYLPRMLFYTDAIGKGGFPQGWTVFYWAWWVIYAIQMSIFLARISRGRTVRELCFGMVLGLTASTWILWTVLGSNTLLLMDKNILNIPQLIEQHGVARAIIETWAALPFSTATMWGFFILCFIATVTLINACSYTLAMSTCREVRDGEEPPLLVRIGWSVLVGVIGIVLLALGGLKPIQTAIIAGGCPLFFVNIMVTLSFIKDAKVHWKDK